One genomic window of Candidatus Bathyarchaeota archaeon includes the following:
- a CDS encoding MFS transporter, giving the protein MVSLVTGGLKKEDISVSETIPDNSETTRFSFRSMFKGNLVVLGASNIARGFGSGLISAYMSLYFVGLGGSPLMLGVMIASSSIIGAFMFLFGGVVADYYGRRAIVVTSAFYAGFFPLLYVFTLNWRLFVVLSLGAAIGSISTPASRALVVDSISPERRTTGIAVLQVVSSLPATFSPLVGGWLIQNYGLIDGFKLACVYTGATAFISAFILLLFLRETLWYRQDSDMETSHLGKLKNVIRLRGLFPTGLKALMLSYALIAFANAAVGPYYILYASSIIGLTPLQWAPIACIQSLSITLKIPGGWLSDKFGKRNVMIFSLLACAPCTILFSLARSFFQTLVVAVLLIITGIYYAPAHEALQADFTPRRMRGRITALWQLSGAIFSAFGTLTGGFLFQVDPTTPFYLFTAAELVSAVLLVSLVREPKRREI; this is encoded by the coding sequence ATGGTTTCTCTAGTTACAGGAGGATTGAAGAAAGAGGACATTAGCGTTAGTGAAACTATTCCTGACAACAGCGAAACGACTCGATTTAGCTTCAGAAGTATGTTTAAGGGGAACTTGGTCGTCTTGGGGGCAAGCAATATTGCGAGGGGTTTTGGCAGCGGACTGATAAGTGCCTACATGTCGCTCTATTTTGTCGGACTTGGCGGAAGTCCCCTGATGTTGGGTGTGATGATTGCATCATCATCAATCATCGGTGCTTTTATGTTTCTTTTTGGAGGGGTTGTAGCTGATTATTATGGTAGAAGGGCAATTGTTGTCACATCAGCATTCTATGCTGGGTTTTTTCCCTTGCTTTATGTCTTCACACTGAATTGGCGTCTATTTGTAGTTCTAAGCTTAGGTGCTGCTATTGGATCAATCTCGACTCCAGCTTCGCGAGCGCTAGTAGTTGATTCGATTTCTCCTGAAAGGCGAACCACTGGAATAGCGGTCTTGCAAGTTGTCTCTTCTCTTCCGGCAACGTTTTCCCCTTTGGTGGGGGGTTGGCTGATTCAGAATTATGGTTTGATTGATGGCTTCAAGCTAGCGTGTGTGTATACTGGAGCTACGGCGTTCATTTCAGCTTTTATCCTCCTTTTATTTTTGAGGGAAACGTTATGGTATAGACAGGACTCGGATATGGAAACTTCTCATCTTGGGAAGCTCAAAAATGTGATTAGGCTTAGAGGTCTGTTCCCAACGGGTCTTAAGGCGTTAATGCTCTCATACGCTCTAATAGCGTTTGCAAACGCAGCTGTAGGACCATACTACATTCTCTACGCATCTAGTATAATAGGGCTCACGCCATTACAGTGGGCTCCAATTGCCTGCATTCAATCCCTCTCAATAACACTGAAAATTCCGGGCGGATGGTTGAGCGACAAGTTTGGGAAAAGAAACGTAATGATATTCTCATTACTAGCTTGTGCGCCTTGTACAATATTGTTTTCGTTGGCACGGTCTTTCTTCCAAACCTTGGTTGTGGCAGTGCTCCTTATAATCACAGGAATCTATTATGCTCCAGCTCACGAAGCGTTGCAGGCTGATTTTACGCCCAGAAGAATGAGGGGGCGAATAACAGCTCTTTGGCAACTTAGTGGTGCAATTTTTTCAGCATTTGGGACACTTACAGGAGGCTTTCTATTTCAGGTTGACCCAACCACACCCTTCTACCTTTTTACAGCCGCTGAACTCGTATCAGCTGTCCTGTTGGTGAGTCTTGTAAGAGAACCCAAGCGAAGAGAAATCTAA